Proteins encoded within one genomic window of Couchioplanes caeruleus:
- a CDS encoding arginase family protein — protein MVPRWSVIGAPSSAGARTPGVERAPEALRAAGLLSAFDDRGRHVNDFGDVPGFRWRPDLSRPAAQNAGPVVQVATDLAKEIAAAPGVPLVLGGDATVMLGLVAATGSPALVHVAGSPGLGTPDTSPHGSLGAMVLSHLLGLPGCDPMVAAVASVPPERLVAYGFDRPYGDPERDLVDRLRLTYVPGNEVRTGPAKAAARARFAAEAMAQSFVVHLDVAVLAFAQAPFADLPEAQGLTLQELVETLSVLVASPQFAGMAVTGVNPDHVPPEIGLTPLVDALAAALA, from the coding sequence ATGGTTCCCCGGTGGAGTGTGATCGGCGCGCCGTCCAGTGCGGGTGCGCGTACCCCAGGCGTGGAGCGGGCACCGGAGGCGTTACGCGCCGCCGGCCTGCTCTCCGCGTTCGACGACCGCGGCCGGCACGTGAACGACTTCGGCGACGTGCCCGGCTTCCGCTGGCGGCCGGACCTGTCGCGCCCGGCGGCGCAGAACGCCGGCCCGGTGGTCCAGGTGGCCACCGACCTGGCGAAGGAGATCGCGGCCGCGCCCGGCGTGCCGCTGGTGCTCGGCGGTGACGCCACGGTGATGCTGGGCCTTGTCGCGGCGACGGGAAGTCCCGCGCTGGTCCATGTCGCCGGCAGCCCGGGCCTCGGCACGCCGGACACCAGCCCGCACGGCAGCCTCGGCGCGATGGTCCTGTCCCACCTGCTCGGGCTGCCCGGCTGCGACCCGATGGTGGCGGCGGTCGCCTCGGTGCCTCCGGAGCGCCTGGTGGCGTACGGGTTCGACCGTCCGTACGGTGATCCCGAACGCGACCTGGTGGACCGCCTCCGATTGACCTACGTGCCGGGCAACGAGGTCCGCACCGGGCCGGCGAAGGCGGCCGCCCGGGCCCGCTTCGCCGCGGAGGCGATGGCGCAGAGCTTCGTGGTCCACCTCGACGTGGCGGTCCTGGCGTTCGCGCAGGCGCCGTTCGCCGACCTGCCCGAGGCGCAGGGCCTGACCCTGCAGGAGCTGGTCGAGACGCTGTCGGTGCTCGTCGCCAGCCCGCAGTTCGCCGGCATGGCGGTGACCGGAGTGAACCCCGACCACGTGCCGCCGGAGATCGGCCTGACGCCGCTGGTCGACGCCCTCGCCGCCGCGCTGGCATAG